A region of the Bacillus sp. (in: firmicutes) genome:
GACAATAGCCACTGGGGGAACATCGGGAGTTTATTATCCTATTGGTGGTGCAATGGCTTCAGTTTTTGAAGAGGCGTTAGGCATTGATACATCTGTTCAATCAACAGGCGCTTCGATTGAAAATATTAACTTAATTACAAACGATTTAGCAGAATTAGCTATCACAATGTCAGATGCGGTCCAACAAGCGTATGAAGGATCAGGTGCATTTGAAGGAGAAACACCAAATGAAAATTTACGAGGATTAATTTCCTTATATCCAAACTATGTCCAAATTGTAACGACTAAAGATTCTGGAATTGAAACGGTCTATGATTTAAAAGGAAAAAGAGTAGGAGTAGGAGCACCAAACTCTGGTGTTGAATTAAATGCACGTATTATTTTAGATGCGTACGGATTAACTTACGATGACATGGAAGTGGATTATTTATCTTATAAAGAATCGATTGATCAAATGAAAAATGGTATGATTGATGCTGCTTTTGTGACGAGTGGAATTCCGAATTCCACAGTTATTGATTTAGCAACATCACACGATGTAGAAATTATTCCTATTGAAGGAAAAGAATTGGAAAAACTAACATCAGAATATTCGTTTTTCATTGAAGGTACGATTCCAAAAGGAACTTATGAAAATGAGGAAGACATTTCTACTGTTTCCATCATGAACATTTTGTTAGTCAATAAAAACTTATCTGAAGAGGTGGTATATGATTTAACGAAAGCTATCTTTGAACATATAGATGATATTCATGCATCACATAATTCTGCTAAGAATATTACGCTTGATACAGCTACTGACGGTATGGTGGTTCCACTACATCCTGGAGCAGAGAAATATTTAAAAGAAAAAGGAGTAATTGAATAAAGGCAAGGAGCCGATTGTACTTGAAACAATGGGGATTATTCTTATTGATGATCATCATAGGGGGGATGGTTGCTTGCCAAAGGGAGCCATCATCCCCGTATTTATTAATCATTGAAGATGTGGACACAGGTAATAAATATATAGAGCAACCAGTAAAGATTGGAGATCGATTGAAGCTATCATGGATACATTCAGTTGAGCATACTCCCTGGGAGGAAATTATTGAGGTACAGCAAGACGAGCAATTACATTTAATTGAAACAAGGTTCCAATCATTCGGGGCAGGAGTACCTCACGAAAGTGAAGGAAAATTAGTTTATTCAGATGATTTTATTATCATGACCAATCTTGATCGACCTTACAAAAAGTATTCATGGATACATTCTCATTACGTGCAACACGAATTGACGTTAAATAATAAGAAATTTGTTGATACAAAGTTAATTCCTCATCATCGTCGGATTATTATGTATCTTGAAAAGAGGTGAATGAATTTGAACGATCAACAACTACTAGAAAAGTTCGATGCCGAATCAAGATATCGTTCCTTTCAAAACCCCTATGTTAAAAACGTAATAGCGACTCTTGCTATTTTATTATCTTTGTACCATCTTTATACCTCCTATTTTGGAACACCTCCTACATTGCAACATCGTTCCATTCACGTAGGAGCTATTCTGGCCTTAACATTTCTCTACTACCCTGCATTTCGTCAATCATCCAAACAAAAGTTATCGGTTATTGATGTTTGCTTAGCCCTTTGTGCGATTTCTACCACTGTTTATTTAGTAGTCGAATACTCTAATATTATCCAACGTGGTGGAATAGCTAGCACATGGGACTACATTTTTGGTGGAATGTTAATCATCTTAGTTTTAGAAGCGGCAAGACGTTTAAGTGGCTTGGCACTTCCTTTATTAAGTATTTTATTTTTGTTATATGCTCTTTTTGGCCGATCATTTTCAGGTATTTTTCGTCATCGCGGATATGATCTTGAACAAGTGTCTGCGTATTTGTATACCACCACCGAAGGGATTTTTAGTACAGCAATAGGTGTTTCAGCAACTTATATTTTTCTTTTTATTTTATTTGGAGCGTTTCTGCAAAAATCTGGTATGGGGCAATTTTTTAATGACTTAGCTTTGGCGATTGCCGGACATACTAAAGGAGGACCTGCAAAAGTTGCCGTCATTGCAAGTGGATTTTTGGGGAGTATTAATGGAGCTGCAGTAGCTAACGTTGTTACTACTGGTGCCTTTACGATTCCATTAATGAAAAAAATAGGGTATAAAAAGGATTTTGCAGGAGCTGTTGAAGCTAGTGCGTCAGTTGGTGGACAAATTTTACCTCCAATAATGGGAGCATCAGCATTTATTATGGCGGAAGTATTGGGCATTCCTTATTCAACGATTGCATTAACTGCAATTTTGCCAGCATTGTTATTTTATTTAGGAATATTAATTCAGATTCATTTTCGTGCGTCAAAAAATGGTTTAGAAGGTCTTGAAAGAGATCAACTACCTAAAGTAAGCGATGTCCTAAAAGAACGGGGGCATTTGTTAATTCCATTAATTTTCTTATTTTATATGTTGTTTTTTAGTGGAACAACCATTATTTTTTCAGCTTTTTGGACAATTATTGTCACTATCCTTGTAAGTTTGGTAAGAAAAACCACACGTATGTCTTGGCGGGATGTATTAGAGGCTTTAGAAGTTGGCGCACGAACATCGCTTGGTGTGGCCGTGGCTTGTGCAGCAGTTGGAATTATTGTAGGTGTGGCCACATTAACCGGGTTCGGTTTAAAATTAGCGAGTGGTATCGTTGCATTAGGTGGGGACAATTTATTCCTTACTCTTATCTTTACGATGATTGCTTGTATTATTTTAGGCATGGGATTACCAAGTATTCCAACTTATATCATTACGGCAACCATGGCTGCTCCAGCGCTCATCCAACAGGGGATTGAACCACTTGTAGCTCATTTATTTGTCTTTTATTTTGGTATTTTCGCAAATATTACTCCTCCTGTAGCATTAGCATCGTTTGCTGCTGCAGGTATTTCTGGTGGAAATCCAATGAGAACTGGATTTGTGTCAATGAAATTAGCGATTGCAGGTTTTATTATTCCGTTTTTGTTTGTATACAATAATGAATTATTATTAATTGATATTACTCTGCTAGGTGCATTACTTGTAATTATTACAGCTATTATGGGTGTCGTCATGCTCGGAATAGCAGCGGAAGGATTCCTATTTACTAGACTAAACTTAGTAGAACGATTGCTTTTATCCTCAGGTTCATTCCTGTTTCTTACACCAAATGTAGTACAAGATTTAATTGGGATTGTTCTATTTGCGTTCATAGTTTTTCGTCAATTTTCATTACAAAAACGAATGAGGTCCCAGGCAAAGGGATCGGCAATTTAATATGAAAAGCCTATTCCCTGATAAAACCAGGGAACAGGCTTTTTTGTTTTTATTCAACACGGAAACCTCTTACATGTTTAATTGGATTATCCTTATTGGACCCATCTCCAAAATACACATGAACGGGACCATCTTCTTTTAACGGTTTGCCGTCTTTAGAGAAGCCTAAAATTAACTCATACCCTTGTGAAAGTGTGAGGGAAACTTCTTTTTCGGCTGTTTCAATAATCAATGTTGTTGCTTCTTCAAATGGTTCTGCGTTTTCTAAAAAAGAGCGGAACGGTATTCCAAACGTTCCCGTGAGAACTTTTTCTTTTTCGAATTTACGTTCAGTTTTTAATGTAGGGGGAAATACGGCTCCTTCGCGAATCTCTCTTTCCCAGTGTTTGGAAGTTACTTGTATATACTCTTCTTCTTCATTTTTTTCTTGTGGTTCTGTTAAAAAATATGTATTTAAGTCTAACCGGCGGTCATCAAAAATCCATACTCCAGGATCTAAAGTGATTTTGAATTTCACTTTCCCTTTAATTGGTAAAATAGTGTCCATCGTGTTTACCCCCTCACGAAAAAATGGTTTTTTATAGGAATGTTGGTTGAAAATAAGCATGACTCATTCATTAGTATATCTTTCTTGAAAAAGTTTGTCACACGAAACAAGAAACATCAGGAGGTTAAAAACGAATGGAATGCATTAGCAATCAAGAGTTAGAACAGCTCATTGATGAAGTTCGTCCGTATAGTCAATATGGCAAATTAGTGGATTATATTCCAGCGTTAAAAGAAGAAAATAGTGAGGACCTATCCGTATCGATTTTTCATGTGAACGGAACGTTTTTTTATGCTGGAGACTATTTAAAAAAATTTACATTGCAGAGTATATCCAAGGTGATTACGCTAGCACTTGTCCTAATACAAAACGGAGAAGAGGCTGTGTTTGAACGAGTTGGAATGGAGCCAACAGGAGATCCTTTTAACTCAATTGCAAAGTTGGAAACATTAAAGCCAGCTAAGCCATTAAATCCGATGATAAATGCGGGAGCACTAGCGGTAACGAATATGATTCAAGGAAAAGATGTAGACGAAAAATGGGACCGCCTACTTTCCTTTGTGCGCGAGTTAGTCAATGATGACCAAGTGTCGTATAACGAAAGGGTCGCTAAATCAGAATATGATACGGCTAATTTAAACCGTGCTTTATGTTACTTTATGAAACAACATGAGGTAATTGAAGGAAATATTGAAGACCTTCTTTTTTTGTACACGAAACAATGTGCTATTGAAATGAACTGTTCAGATTTAGCACGAATCGGAGCGGTTTTTGCCGCAAATGGTGTTGACCCTGTTACTGGACGAGTACTTATTCCCTCCAATATCGCAAGAATTTGTAAAACGTTTATGGTGACATGTGGAATGTACAATGCCTCAGGAGAATTTGCGATAAAGGTAGGTATTCCGGCAAAAAGTGGAGTATCAGGTGGAATTATGGGAGCAGTCCCTCATAAATGTGGTATCGGTATTTTCGGTCCTGCTCTTGATGAGAAAGGTAATAGTGTTGCCGGAGTAAAACTTCTTGAAACAATGAGTCAAATATATGGTTGGAGTATTTTTTAACCATCGATGACAAAAAGCCCCTCTATGTATGGAGGGGTAATTTTTATGGTGATGAGTTGACCTTATTTCTCTTCTCAAAATCTAAAAGTATCTAACCATTTTTTAAAGTGAAAAACTTTTCAAGTTCGTTTATAATAGATTTATAAAGGAATACACAATTTACGAACTTTCATTATTCTTGCCAATTCACTATTCTAACGGTAGAATTTATAGATAGGATTGGAATTTTGGACGGAAATGGGGGGGTTACTGTGGCGTCTGAAATTAAAGTGGATCATCGTGAGAAAGCTTATGCCTTACTAAAAGCAGACGCGGAAAAAATTTTACAATTAATTAAAGTTCAAATGGACAATTTAACGATGCCCCAATGTCCTCTATATGAGGAAGTGTTGGATACGCAAATGTTCGGCTTGTCCCGTGAAATAGATTTTGCCATTCGCTTAGGATTAGTAGATGAGCGCGATGGGAAGGAGCTATTGGATTCTTTAGAAAAAGAACTATCTGCCCTTCACGAAGCTTGGACAAGAAAATAATCAATATAAACTCAAACAGTTCGGACCGAATGTTTGAGTTTTTTTGTATCAAATCCACTTTTTTAGAGGCAATGTATTAGTTGGATTTTAATATAAGGAATGATTGATATGTTCAAACGAATTATAAAATCGTATGACTATTCACTGATCATTGTATATTTTCTGTTGTGCTTATTCGGGCTCATTATGATCTATAGTGCCAGTATGGTAACCGCTATTCAAATTTACGGAAAAGAGAGCGACTTTTTCTACGACAAACAAAAACAGCATTTGATCGTTTCGTTCGTTACTTTTGCCATTATGGCATTTTTACCATATAAACTATGGGGATCGAAACAACTTTCAAAGATTTTAGTTTTCGGTTCATTTTTAGTACTAATATTGGTCCTTTTTTTCGGACACGTATCGAACAATGCACAAAGTTGGTTTACCTTTGGCTCAAGAAGTATTCAGCCAGCAGAATTTGTTAAATTAGTTGTTATTATTTATTTATCTTCTGTTTATGCACGTAAACAATCTTATATAAATGAGTTTAATGTTGGGGTTATACCTCCCATTGTGTTTCTTGTCGGTCTTTGCTTTTTTGTTGCCTTGCAGCCGGATTTAGGAACAGCAGCTATAATATTTGCGATCGGTTGTACGATTATCATTTGTTCAGGAATGAACATGAAAAACATTATGAGACTAGCTGTTCTTTCTCTAGTGTTTCTTCTTTTTTTCAGTCCTTTTATATATATGAAAAAGGACGACATTATTACAAAAGAGCGAATTGGTCGGATTAACGGTTTTCTTAAACCATTTGAATACGAGCAAGATGACGGTTATCATTTAGTTAATTCGTATTTAGCCATTGGATCCGGCGGTGTTAAAGGGCAAGGAATTGGACAAAGTATTCAAAAGTTAGGGTACCTCCCAGAACCTCATACAGACTTTATTATGGCTATAATTGCTGAAGAGCTCGGAGTATTTGGGGTATTGTTCGTTCTGTTCGGATTGGCTTATATTGTTTTAAAAGGTATTTATATTGCGGTAAGGTGTAAAGATCCGTTCGGGACATTGCTTGCTATCGGTATTTCGAGCATGATTGCCATTCAATCGTTTATTAATCTTGGAGGTGTTAGTGGTCTAATTCCGATTACAGGTGTCCCTTTACCATTTATTAGTTATGGAGGTTCCTCCTTGTTGCTCTTATCATTATCTATGGGGATACTTGTAAATATCTCGATGTTTGTTCGATATGAACAAAAATATAAAAAGAAATCGACAACTACAACAAAGGGGATAACAACTTTTTCGTAGTGTTTACGAATAGTTGTTCATCTATAAATCATTTATATGGAATTTCATAGGGGAGAGGTGCAATTGTGAGAAAAAAGATTAACAAAGTATTAGTGGCAAACAGAGGGGAAATTGCCATTCGGGTTTTTCGGGCGTGTACGGAATTAGGGATTCGTACCGTTGCGATTTATTCGAAGGAAGACTCAGGGGCTTATCACCGTTATAAAGCGGATGAAGCTTATTTAGTCGGCGAAGGAAAAAAGCCGATTGAAGCATATTTAGATATTGAAGGAATTATTGAGATTGCCAAACGGGCTGGAGTAGATGCCATTCATCCTGGTTACGGTTTTCTTTCTGAAAACATCCAGTTTGCGAAACGATGCGAAGAGGAAGGGTTTATTTTCATCGGGCCAGAAACACGTCATTTAGACATGTTCGGCGACAAAGTAAAAGCTCGGTTTCAAGCAGAATTAGCAGGTATTCCAGTTATACCTGGAAGCGATGGTCCAGTAAAAGGACTAGATGAAGTGATTAAATTCGGTAAAGAACATGGCTTTCCAATCATAATTAAAGCGGCCCTTGGCGGTGGTGGACGCGGGATGCGGATTGTTCGTAGCTTAGATGAAGTACGCGCATCCTATGAACGAGCCAAATCTGAAGCAAAAGCCGCTTTCGGAAGTGAAGACGTCTATGTCGAAAAATTCATTGAAAAACCAAAGCATATAGAGGTACAAATTTTAGGAGACCAATATGGAAACATCGTTCATTTATTTGAACGCGACTGCTCTGTGCAGCGACGCCATCAAAAAGTCGTAGAAGTAGCACCATGCGTGTCCATATCCGAAGAGCTTCGTCACCGTATTTGTCAAGCGGCAGTTCAGTTAATGGAGAATGTCGGATATGTAAATGCGGGTACAGTGGAGTTTTTAGTTTCAGGTGACGATTTTTACTTTATTGAAGTCAATCCGCGAGTGCAAGTGGAACATACGATTACCGAGATGATTACGGGTATTGATATCGTTCAATCCCAAATTTTAATCGCTGCCGGTTATCAATTAAAAGATAAAGAAATCGGTATTGAATCACAACAATCGGTCACGATGCATGGATATGCCATCCAATCTCGTGTCACAACTGAAGATCCATTGAATAACTTTATGCCAGATACAGGAAAAATCATGGCGTATCGTTCAGGCGGCGGCTTCGGCGTGCGACTTGATGCCGGAAACGGATTTCAAGGTGCTGTCATTACACCGTATTATGATTCTTTGCTTGTGAAATTGTCTACTTGGGCACTGACGTTTGAACAAGCTGCAGCGAAAATGGTTCGTAACTTGCAAGAATTTCGTATTCGCGGAATCAAGACAAACATTCCGTTTTTGGAAAATGTCGTGAAACACGAAAAATTTATTTCTGGTCAATATGATACTTCGTTTATCGATACGACACCGGAATTGTTTATTTTCCCGAAGCGGAAAGACCGGGGAACCAAAATGCTTACGTACATTGGTACGGTTACAGTCAATGGTTTTCCGGGAATTGAGAAAAAGAAAAAACCGGTGTTTCCTAAAGCGCGTATTCCTAAGGTCAATGTAACAACTTCACCACGTGAAGGTACGAAGCAAATTTTAGAACGTGAAGGTGCGGAAGGCCTCGTCCGTTGGGTTAAAGACCAACAAAGAGTGTTATTAACCGATACAACATTCCGAGATGCACATCAATCATTGTTAGCTACGCGTGTAAGAACGTATGACTTGAAGCAAATTGCTCGACCAACATCTACGCTGCTTCCAAACCTATTCTCATTAGAAATGTGGGGAGGAGCGACCTTTGATGTGGCCTATCGCTTCTTAAAAGAAGACCCATGGGAGCGCCTATTAACGTTACGCGAACGAATCCCGAATATATTATTCCAAATGTTATTACGGGCATCGAATGCAGTTGGCTATAAAAACTATCCGGACAATGTGATTCGTGAATTTGTTGAAAAATCAGCCTATGCCGGTATCGATGTGTTCCGTATTTTTGATAGTTTAAACTGGGTGAAAGGAATGGAAGTAGCAATTGATGCTGTTCGCAAATCTGGTAAAATTGCGGAAGCATCGATTTGTTACACCGGAGATATTGACGATCCAACGCGGACGAAATATAACATTAACTATTACAAACAAATGGCGAAAGAGTTAGAACAGCAAGGGGCCCATATTCTAGGCATTAAAGATATGGCTGGTCTGTTAAAACCACAAGCTGCCTATCGATTAATTTCGGAATTAAAAGATACAGTTGATATTCCAATTCACCTACACACTCATGATACAAGTGGAAATGGAATTTTTACGTATGCAAAAGCTATTGAAGCAGGAGTAGATATTGTAGACGTTGCCGTGAGCTCAATGGCCGGACTCACTTCTCAACCAAGTGCGAATACGTTATTCTATGCTCTTCAAGGCACGGAACGTCAACCAGATGTTGATATTCAATCATATGAGCTGCTTTCGCGGTATTGGGAAGATGTTCGAAAATACTATCAAGATTTTGAAAGCGGGATTCTTTCGCCACACACAGAAGTGTATCAACATGAAATGCCTGGTGGGCAATATAGTAACCTTCAACAGCAAGCAAAAGCGGTCGGCCTAGGTGACCGATGGGATGAAGTAAAAGATATGTATCGTCGCGTCAACCAATTGTTTGGAGATATTGTAAAAGTCACTCCTTCTTCAAAAGTGGTTGGAGATATGGCTTTATTTATGGTCCAAAATAATTTAACGGAGCAAGATATAATGGAACGCGGAGATAAACTAGATTTCCCAGATTCTGTCGTTCAATTGTTTGAAGGGTATTTAGGTCAGCCGTATGGGGGATTCCCTGAAGAGCTGCAAAAGGTAATTTTAAAGGGGCGCGAACCAATCAATGTTCGTCCTGGTGAATTGCTAGAAGATGTTGATTTTGATGAAGTGAAGAAAGAGTTATTTGAAGAATTAGGGCGACAAGTCACTTCTTTCGATGCGATTGCATATGCCCTTTATCCAAAAGTATTTAGAGAATACCATGAAGCCGTTCAACAGTATGGTGATTTATCTGTTTTAGACACGCCTACGTTCCTATACGGAATGCGCTTAGGTGAAGAAATTGAAGTAGAAATTGAAACAGGAAAAACATTAATCGTCAAACTCGTCTCCATTGGACAAGCCCAAGCAGACGGGACACGAATTGTGTATTTTGAGCTAAATGGTCAGCCACGGGAAGTGATTATTCGTGATCAAAGCATCAAATCAGCGGTTGCGTCAAGAGTGAAAGCCGATCCGAAAAACGAAGCACACATTGGCGCTACAATGCCAGGTACGGTGATCAAAGTACTAGTAGAAAAAGGCGAAAAAGTGGAAAAAGGCGACCATTTAATGATTACTGAAGCGATGAAAATGGAGACGACTGTCCAAGCACCTTATTCTGGTGTGGTCAGAGATATTTTTGTACAAGCCGGTGACGCGATTCAACCAGGCGACTTGTTAATTGAATTAAAAAAATAAGAAAGAAATAGGCCTTGGAAACAACTCCAAGGCCTATTTCTTTTAATCCATACTTTGACGCTGATTGTAATTGCTCCGAACAACAAGCAATATAAAATAACACAATAAACCGAATAAGCATGTGATAAAGAACGCATGAAGTAATGCGATACCTAAATTTAACTGAGTGATGATGACAAGTGCACCAGCAATTACTTGACTTAAAGTTAATACAAAGGCGATAATCCATCCCCAATAAAGTACTTTTTGGTGCTGGTAATGTCGAATGGTCATCCAAGTTACATATGCAATCCAAATAAAAATAAGACCAGCGGCTACACGGTGTCCCATTTGAATCCATTCGTACATATTGGATGGTAAGGCAGGATCTGTATTAATACATAATGGCCAATCTCGGCAAACTAAGCTTGATTTTGTATGGCGAACAAGAGCTCCGGTATAAACGACAAAATAGCTGTAAATCGTAATGGCAATAATGTGGAACCGCATTCGTTTATCGATAACAATACGGTCGGCATCAAATTTTTGATCAACTTCAAAAATAAGCAAGGTTAATAAAAAGACAGCGGCAAACGAAATTAAAGAAATACCGAAATGAAGAGCTAATACAAAATCTGACTGTCCCCAAATTACTGCCGCTGCTCCAATTAATCCTTGAAGGACAAGAAAGAAAATCGAAAGTATCGCCAAAAATTTCGTTTCACGCTTGTGTCCAATCGCTTTATATGACCAAATAGCTAAAATAAGGACTAACAAGCCGACTCCACCCGAAACGACCCGGTGGGCAAGTTCAATAATCGTTTCTAATGTAATATTTTCAGGGATGATTTGGCCATGGCATAGCGGCCAAGAACGTCCGCAGCCCATACCAGAGCCTGTTTTGGTGACTAGTGCTCCTCCGAGAAGCACGAATATCATCCCAATCGTTGTTAGGACTGCAAACCATTTTAAATAACGTCGCAAATGCTTCACCTTCTTACGAACATTGTCGAAAAATCATATGCACTTAATCGATATTACTAAAGGAATACTAAAAAAACAATTCTAAAAAAGATTATTCTTGAAAAACTATTGAAACGGAAGGGAGAGTCTGTTAGAAATATTTATGGAATCTATTTGGCCTCTCTTCTACTAAAATAGATTCTATTGTACATACTAATTATGATATTTTGTAGTAAAAAAAACAACCGTTCGGCTAATAACGGTCACAAATTCGACATAAATACTTCAAAAACTCTTCACAAAAACGCGACGAGATATGTTTTAATATAAAAATGATGGGTTTATTTTTGTCCGAGATTTGAAAAACTGAAAATGGTTTCATTTAACCATTCATGTTGTACTAAAATTGTGATTAATATAGCCAGACTACAGTTTTTCCTATATAGTTATGTTATGCGGCTTGACCTTACGTATAGAGAGGGGGAGAGGCAATGTCCGACGTTCGTACGGTTACCGTTGATAAAGGAAACTTTCCTGAAACATCAGCGTGGCGAGATTTTTTAGCGTTAATCAAAATTGGTATTGTTAATTCAAATTTAATAACAACATTTACTGGATTATGGTTAGCGCTTTATTTCAATAATAAACATTTTCTTCAACATTTAGATATGATGGTTTTGTCATTGCTAGGGTCAACGCTAATTATCGCAGGCTCATGCAGTTTAAATAACTTTATTGATCGTGATATTGATCATGTGATGGAACGAACTAAAAAACGGCCGACCGTTACTGGAAAATATTCTGGTCCAAAAGTATTAACGATTGGTTTTTCATTCATCGTGATTGGATCGTTCCTATTATTTTTAACTTCTTTTACTGCTGGATTAATTGGTTTAATCGGGATTTTTAGCTATGTTGTATTATATACGATGTGGTCTAAACGCCAATATACGTTAAATACGGTTATTGGAAGTATTTCTGGGGCTGTACCACCGTTAATCGGTTGGGCTTCCATTGATCCTGATTTACATGTAGTGGCGTGGATTTTATTTTTATTAATGTTTATTTGGCAACCGCCACACTTTTTAGCACTAGCAATGAGACGAACAGAGGAATATCGTGCGGCAGGAATTCCGATGTTGCCTGTTGTTCACGGTTTTGATATAACGAAGCGACAAATGGTTGTTTGGGTAGCATGCTTGTTACCGTTACCTTTTTATTTGCATTCGTTAGGAATGCCTTTTGTCGTGTTAGCAACCATATTAAATATTGGATGGCTGATTTTAAGTATTGTTGGTTTTCGAGTGAAAGATGATATTAAGTGGGCAACACAAATGTTTGTCTACTCCATCAATTATTTAACTATTTTGTTTGTATTGATGGTTATTATGACCGTCATTTAATAAAGGGAGTTCTTTCTATAAAGAAATCCACATATAATCTTGTTTTCCAGTCCTTGTGTTGCAAAACAATAAACGAAAGAGGGGTTTGATTAAGCTATGAAACAATGGCTAACAAAATGGCGTCTTTAC
Encoded here:
- a CDS encoding TAXI family TRAP transporter solute-binding subunit, whose protein sequence is MKKWKLWMMLLISSLIVGACSSNSSSTDSSGSEDLFVTIATGGTSGVYYPIGGAMASVFEEALGIDTSVQSTGASIENINLITNDLAELAITMSDAVQQAYEGSGAFEGETPNENLRGLISLYPNYVQIVTTKDSGIETVYDLKGKRVGVGAPNSGVELNARIILDAYGLTYDDMEVDYLSYKESIDQMKNGMIDAAFVTSGIPNSTVIDLATSHDVEIIPIEGKELEKLTSEYSFFIEGTIPKGTYENEEDISTVSIMNILLVNKNLSEEVVYDLTKAIFEHIDDIHASHNSAKNITLDTATDGMVVPLHPGAEKYLKEKGVIE
- a CDS encoding DUF1850 domain-containing protein translates to MKQWGLFLLMIIIGGMVACQREPSSPYLLIIEDVDTGNKYIEQPVKIGDRLKLSWIHSVEHTPWEEIIEVQQDEQLHLIETRFQSFGAGVPHESEGKLVYSDDFIIMTNLDRPYKKYSWIHSHYVQHELTLNNKKFVDTKLIPHHRRIIMYLEKR
- a CDS encoding TRAP transporter permease, with the protein product MNLNDQQLLEKFDAESRYRSFQNPYVKNVIATLAILLSLYHLYTSYFGTPPTLQHRSIHVGAILALTFLYYPAFRQSSKQKLSVIDVCLALCAISTTVYLVVEYSNIIQRGGIASTWDYIFGGMLIILVLEAARRLSGLALPLLSILFLLYALFGRSFSGIFRHRGYDLEQVSAYLYTTTEGIFSTAIGVSATYIFLFILFGAFLQKSGMGQFFNDLALAIAGHTKGGPAKVAVIASGFLGSINGAAVANVVTTGAFTIPLMKKIGYKKDFAGAVEASASVGGQILPPIMGASAFIMAEVLGIPYSTIALTAILPALLFYLGILIQIHFRASKNGLEGLERDQLPKVSDVLKERGHLLIPLIFLFYMLFFSGTTIIFSAFWTIIVTILVSLVRKTTRMSWRDVLEALEVGARTSLGVAVACAAVGIIVGVATLTGFGLKLASGIVALGGDNLFLTLIFTMIACIILGMGLPSIPTYIITATMAAPALIQQGIEPLVAHLFVFYFGIFANITPPVALASFAAAGISGGNPMRTGFVSMKLAIAGFIIPFLFVYNNELLLIDITLLGALLVIITAIMGVVMLGIAAEGFLFTRLNLVERLLLSSGSFLFLTPNVVQDLIGIVLFAFIVFRQFSLQKRMRSQAKGSAI
- a CDS encoding peptidyl-prolyl cis-trans isomerase; the encoded protein is MDTILPIKGKVKFKITLDPGVWIFDDRRLDLNTYFLTEPQEKNEEEEYIQVTSKHWEREIREGAVFPPTLKTERKFEKEKVLTGTFGIPFRSFLENAEPFEEATTLIIETAEKEVSLTLSQGYELILGFSKDGKPLKEDGPVHVYFGDGSNKDNPIKHVRGFRVE
- the glsA gene encoding glutaminase A — translated: MECISNQELEQLIDEVRPYSQYGKLVDYIPALKEENSEDLSVSIFHVNGTFFYAGDYLKKFTLQSISKVITLALVLIQNGEEAVFERVGMEPTGDPFNSIAKLETLKPAKPLNPMINAGALAVTNMIQGKDVDEKWDRLLSFVRELVNDDQVSYNERVAKSEYDTANLNRALCYFMKQHEVIEGNIEDLLFLYTKQCAIEMNCSDLARIGAVFAANGVDPVTGRVLIPSNIARICKTFMVTCGMYNASGEFAIKVGIPAKSGVSGGIMGAVPHKCGIGIFGPALDEKGNSVAGVKLLETMSQIYGWSIF
- a CDS encoding YlaN family protein — its product is MASEIKVDHREKAYALLKADAEKILQLIKVQMDNLTMPQCPLYEEVLDTQMFGLSREIDFAIRLGLVDERDGKELLDSLEKELSALHEAWTRK
- a CDS encoding FtsW/RodA/SpoVE family cell cycle protein, with the protein product MFKRIIKSYDYSLIIVYFLLCLFGLIMIYSASMVTAIQIYGKESDFFYDKQKQHLIVSFVTFAIMAFLPYKLWGSKQLSKILVFGSFLVLILVLFFGHVSNNAQSWFTFGSRSIQPAEFVKLVVIIYLSSVYARKQSYINEFNVGVIPPIVFLVGLCFFVALQPDLGTAAIIFAIGCTIIICSGMNMKNIMRLAVLSLVFLLFFSPFIYMKKDDIITKERIGRINGFLKPFEYEQDDGYHLVNSYLAIGSGGVKGQGIGQSIQKLGYLPEPHTDFIMAIIAEELGVFGVLFVLFGLAYIVLKGIYIAVRCKDPFGTLLAIGISSMIAIQSFINLGGVSGLIPITGVPLPFISYGGSSLLLLSLSMGILVNISMFVRYEQKYKKKSTTTTKGITTFS